In Bombus pascuorum chromosome 13, iyBomPasc1.1, whole genome shotgun sequence, a single genomic region encodes these proteins:
- the LOC132913242 gene encoding uncharacterized protein LOC132913242 isoform X2 produces the protein MNWKHRSYEVKEDGDEDDDDDDDDDDKSGCGNGGGGGGGGDDNTGDDDDDDEDEDDDDDDDDDDDEDEDEDDDDDDDDDDEDEDDGGVYEYEHDRDDDVARLVDRRSTRHEFRFRTLTGTRFMPQTNKPKARGLEENG, from the exons ATGAACTGGAAACACCGTTCGTACGAAGTGAAAGAGGATGGTgacgaggacgacgacgacgacgacgacgacgacgacaaaaGCGGCTGCGGAaacggcggcggcggcggcggcggcggcgacgACAACaccggcgacgacgacgacgacgacgaagacgaagacgacgacgacgacgacgacgacgacgacgacgaagacgaagacgaagacgacgacgacgacgacgacgacgacgacgaagacgaagacgacgGTGGCGTGTACGAGTACGAGCATGATCGGGACGACGATGTCGCGAGGCTGGTAGATCGAAGATCCACTAGACACGAGTTTAGGTTCAG AACTCTGACCGGTACACGCTTTATGCCGCAAACTAACAAACCGAAAGCACGCGGATTGGAGGAAAATGGCTGA